From the genome of Thermoanaerobacterales bacterium:
TGAAGGTCTGGCAGACCAGGGGGCGCGCGGTGTAAAGACGGCAGGTCCGCGTCCCACACTCCAGGAAACAGCAGCGGCCGTCCTCCCGGCGGGCCAGGGTGATGTCCACCGCTCGCCCGTCGACCAGGACGTGGCCGTAAAGCGCCAGGAAGGCGGAAAGCGTCGGCGCCCCCGTGGCCCGGCGCAGGACCCGGGCATCGACGGCGGTCAGCGGCAGCCGTTCCGCGCAGCAGCGGTCGCACCCCTTGCACTCCCGCCGCCGGGCGCGCCCCCGGTCCAGGGGCAGCTCCTCGATGGCCCGGTTCAGGGCGGCCAGGTAGTCCCCAACCGTGGCCTCCGGGTCGGCCACAAACAGGTCGTACCCGTTGGCGCCGTCGATCCGCACCATGTCGACCCTTACCCTGTCCGGCGCGCTCATATCGTCATCCCTCCGCTTATTCCATTTGCCACTGCCGGGGCACGGGCATTCCGTCCCCCGCCCTCAGCCAACGAGGATATTATACTTCACCGGACCCGTTTCCCGCAGCAATTCGTCCAGGGTTTGGGGCTCATCCGGGGGGCGCAGGCGGGATACCGCAAAAAACGCGTTCCAGAGCCCGGCGTGCACCAGGGGTCCGGTACCCCCGAACATTACTTCCCGCCAGGGAAGCCCGAAATAGCGTTCAAACTCCTCCACCAGCGTCGCCAGGTCCGCAAGCGTATCCGGCAGGTCGACCCACACCCGTGCCAGGCTGCCGACGGCAACCACCTTGCGGGGCGGGCATCACCCGGACTCGTAAAAGTAAACCGGCACCGCCGAATCACCGGTCCGGCAGCGCTCCTCGTCCAGCCGCCTCAGCGCCGGCTCGTCCAACGTGCCGAAAACAACCAGGGGCTGTCCCCGGGCCACGCGCAGCGCCTCGCCCGCCAGCCGCCCGCCGATCGCCGCCAGGAGCATTTGGATCAAAGGAAAACCCCCCAGGATGTTTTCCTCCATTCTAGCACAACCCGGCGTCCGCTTGACCCCCGCGGTTGACGGCCGGGATGGCCTCCTCTAAAATGTGAAAGCGCAAGAGGTGATAACGAATGATGCATAAGGTAACGGTCTTCTCCGACTATGCCTGACCCTTCTGCTACGTCGGCACGGGCATTGTCGAGAGACTGCAAGAGGAATACCCGCTGGAGGTCGAGTGGGTGGGCTACGAACTGCACCCGGAGACCCCGCCGGAGGGGATCCGGGTAAACCGCCTGAACCCGGGAATCGACCTCACGGAAGCTTACCGGCGCTTGCAGAGAATGGGGGCGGAATATCGGGAAGGCGGAAGTGGTTGTGGACGTCGCCGCCCGTGTGGGCCTGGACGCCGCTGGACTGCGGGCGGCCCTTGAAAGCCATGCCTACGCCGGCGCACTGGCGCAAAACGCCGCCCGGGCGCGCGCTCAGGGTGTGGTGGCCCTGCCCACCTTCTTTTTCGAGGACGGCAGCCGGCTCGTCGGGGCCCGGCCCTACAAAGAGTTCACCCGCCTCCTGGAGACACAGAGGGGGAGGTAAAAGTTCACAAATCCGTCACATTCCCGTGACAGCCCTGCCACAGTCGTCCGTTACACTAAGTAAAAAAACCAAAGGAGGGGCGCGCATGAAGAGAAAGCTTGTGGTCTCGCTTCTGCTTCTGGCCTTCACGGGCCTCGTGGCGGTGCCCGCGTTCGCAGCCACGGATCCGGTGTCGGACGCCAAGGCGTGGTTCGAGCAAAAGTTCAGCGCCAAGAAGGCGTGGGTCGACCAGGCCGTGAAGGACGGCCGGCTGACTCCCGAGCAGGGCCAGGCCATGAAGGAGCACTTCGACCAGATGTACGAGTTCCACGAGCAGAACGGCTTCGTGTGCCCCAACGGGGGTCCCGGGATGGGCCGGGGCATGGGTAACGGCATGGGCCGCCACGGCGGCTTCGGCGCCGGCTTCGGCAGGTGGGGCGGCCAGGCTCCGGCGGCACCGAACACAGCCCCGGGCGCCTAGCGAATCACCGGCAAAGACCCCGGTTCCCCCGGGGTCTTTGCCGTTCCCAGCCACCCGGTGGTCGCCGGATGGTAAAGAAATGGAGAAGGGAGTGCCTACGAATGAGCGGGAGAAGGTTGTTGTTGTTCATCGCTCTGGCGGCGTTCGTGGCCGGGGTGATGTTCGCCGGGGGGGCCATGCTTTTTAAGGAACTGGCACCACCGCAACCGCCTCTCGCCGGCCACACGGCCGGGGCAAACGCGGTGGTTTCCGGCGGCGATTCTGTCGCCGACATTGTCGATAAGGTGAGTCCGGCCGTGGTCAAGATCGACACCCGGGTGACCAAAACGTCGGGCTGGGACCCCTTCTTCAACGACCCGTTCTTCCGTGAGTTCTTCGGCCGTCCGATCCCGCTGCAGCCGCGGGAAGAGCACGGCATGGGCTCGGGGTTCATCTTCTCCCCGGACGGCTATATCCTGACCAACGAGCACGTCATTCAGGGCGCGACAGACGTTACGGTGACCCTTGCGGGCAGCCGGA
Proteins encoded in this window:
- a CDS encoding DUF2680 domain-containing protein, translated to MKRKLVVSLLLLAFTGLVAVPAFAATDPVSDAKAWFEQKFSAKKAWVDQAVKDGRLTPEQGQAMKEHFDQMYEFHEQNGFVCPNGGPGMGRGMGNGMGRHGGFGAGFGRWGGQAPAAPNTAPGA
- a CDS encoding YkgJ family cysteine cluster protein is translated as MSAPDRVRVDMVRIDGANGYDLFVADPEATVGDYLAALNRAIEELPLDRGRARRRECKGCDRCCAERLPLTAVDARVLRRATGAPTLSAFLALYGHVLVDGRAVDITLARREDGRCCFLECGTRTCRLYTARPLVCQTFICSPQTKRAHRLREVLVNKGEDELVRQWLGEPGATGREPLIHEGYSPRVRAADWPATPFAGCEGYDEILLREVCPPGIWRELTTEMVAGEPSPVR
- a CDS encoding DsbA family protein, which codes for MGKAEVVVDVAARVGLDAAGLRAALESHAYAGALAQNAARARAQGVVALPTFFFEDGSRLVGARPYKEFTRLLETQRGR